A region of the Kaistia geumhonensis genome:
GATGACCGCGAGCGTCAATCCACCCGCGATGATCATCGCGAGCGACGCCTGGTTCAGCACATTGGTGAAGTTGGACAGCGTTGGAAACGCCCGCGGCGACAGAAAGGCGAAAACCGCGATCATCGCCAGAAGGCCGATGATGGTCGCGTAGCGGGCGAAGAAGCCGAGTGCTGCCCTCGATCCTGGCGAAAGGCGCCGTCCGCCGCTCATCACCATGCTCATATCGTACCCTCCTGGATCGGCTGGCGGCCGACAAAATAACTCGCTTCGACAATGGCGTTGCGAGTAATGGCATTGCCTTCGAGCGTGCTGACAATCTGGCCCTCGACCATGATCAGCACGCGGTCGCAGAGATCGGGAAGCTCATCGGGCTCGGACGAGATGACGATGACCGCCATGCCCCGCGCGGCGAGCTCCCGTACCAGGCGGTGGATCTCGCCCCGCGCGCCAATGTCGACGCCCCGCGTCGGTTCGTCGAGGATGAGGACCTTTGGCGCCCTCAGCAGCCAGCGCCCGATCACCACCTTCTGCTGGTTGCCGCCTGAGAGGCGTCCCGTCGGCGTGTCGATGCTCGGCGTCTTGACCGCCAGATCGCGAACGATCTGAAGCGAGAGCGCCTCGCGCTTGCGGCGATCGATCAGCCGAAGAGCCGGATTGCGCACGATATTGGCCAGGTTGGCAATTTGCAGATTGAACGCGACGCTCTTCGTCAGCAACAGGCCTTCCGCACGGCGCTCCTCCGGCACCAACCCAAGCCCTGCCTTGACCGCCTCGGTGGGGCTACGCGGCGAGAAGCTTGCTCCATCGAGGCTCATCTCGCCTGAATCGGCTCGGTCCGCGCCATAGATCAGGCGCACCAGCTCCGTCCGTCCCGCGCCGACAAGCCCGCCTATGCCCAGCACCTCTCCCCGGCGCAGTTCGAAGCTCACGTCGTTGACCTTCGGCGCCCGGGTGAGCGCCCTCACTGTCAGAGCAACGTCCCCTTGAGCGATCGGACGGCGCTGCAACGCCACCGATGGCTCGGCCTTGCCGCCGACAATCGCTTCGATCAGGGCCGGGCGGGTGATCGCGCCACCCTCGAGACAGCCGACGGAACGTCCATCGCGAAAGATGCTGACGCGGCTGCAAAGCCGCATGATCTCGTCGAGCCGGTGCGACACATAGAGCACAGCGACTCCGGATGCCGACAGGTCCTCGACGATCGCGAACAGCTTTTCGGCCTCGGCTGCCGAAAGCGAGGCTGTCGGCTCGTCCATCACGATGAGCCGGGCGTTGCGGACAAGAGCCCGGCAGATGTTGATCAGCCAGTTCTCGGCGGTCGAAAGGCCCTTCACACTGGCGAAGAGGGGCGCCTTGATGCCGACACGCTCGGCAATAGGGGCCACATCGCGTGCCGCCGCCTGCCAGTCGACCATCCCGAACCGGGTCTTTTTCGGAACGCCGAGCAGGATGTTCTGCAAGACGGTCATGCCGGGAATGAAGGCGAGCTCCTGATGTATGAAGCTCATGCCGAGATCGGTGGCGTGGTGGGGCGTCGGCAGGGATACCGGCGCGTCATCGACCAGGATCCGGCCTGCGTCCGGTTGAACGAGGCCGGCCAGTACCTTGATGAAGGTCGATTTGCCGGCGCCATTGGCGCCGACGAGGCCATGCACCTCGCCCGGCGCGATCGCCAGCGAAACACCCGTCAGCGCTTGCACACCGCCGTAAGCCTTGGCGATATCCTCGGCCACGATGAAAGGCTTCATCGCGGCCGAGACGGATGTGTCAGGTGAAAGCATGGATTGACGGCTCGACGTTCACTTGCCGACAGCTTCCGGATGCTCGGCAATGAAGGCCGCGACATTGTCGGCCGAGATCAGAACAGCCGGAACTTCGACCGCCTTGGGCTGCCAGTCGGCCTTCGCCTTGATGATCTCGGGAAGCAGCTTGACCATGTCATAGCCTTCCTTGCGGCTGTCTTCCCAGGCCGTCGCGGTCATGTGACCGTTCTTGATGTTCTCGATCGCCTGAGCATTGCCGTTCACGCCATAGACCTTGACGTCGGTCCTGTCCTGCTGGCGCAGAGAGCCGATGGCGCCGATCGCCGGATCGTCCCAGCAGCCCCAGATGGCGAGATTGCCGTCGCCGGGGGGATTCGAAGCGAGCCAGGCGTTGGCATACTGCGCGCCGTCCTCGAAATAGCCCGGGATGCGGACTTCGTTCTTGGTCACCTTGATGCCGGGGTGCTTGGCAAGAACCTCGTCCAGCAGCGCCTCGCGATTGCGGCAGACTTCGCCCGTGCGGTAGGTCAGGGCAAGAAGGCTCGCATTGTCGCCGAGGTCGGCGACCATCTTCTCGATCACCGGCAACGCGATCGGCGCGCCCGACCCGTTGGTCGCGGCAACGGAGCTTCCGATTCCACCGCCCCAGGTGACGACCGGGATGCCTGCGGTCTTCGCGGCCTCGAGGCCGGCGCCGATCGAGGAATACGGGAACACCATGTCGATGACGGCGACAGCGCCGCGCTGCGCGAAGTTCTGGATTGCCGCATTGGCCTGATCGGCATTTCCGGCCGCGTCGATGACCGAGACTTCCCAGCCCAGCTCCTCGCCGGCAGCCTTTGCACCGGTGATGTAGCGGACATTGTTCGCCTCGGTCGCGGCGATCGAAACGATGCCGAGCAGCGGCTTCTCCTGCGCCGCCGCAGCGCCCGCCGACAGGACCAGACTCGCCAGCAGCGAGATGCCGAGTGTCATTTTGGTCATTTGATTTCCTCCCCAAAGAACCACGTCAACACGCATCACCATGCAGCGAACGTGTGCTAACCGTTTTGCTATGTGCAGTCAAAATGCGCGGTCTGGCAAGAGCCATTTATGGATTAATCGCCTAGACAAGCCATTTCTGGCGGCTAGAATACAGCGAAACGATTAGCTCGGTGTCGTATGGCAACCATCAAGGATGTGGCTAAGGCTGCGGGAGTTTCGACGGCGACCGTATCGGCTGTGATCAACGATTCCGCCTATGTCAGCCCTCCGCTGAGGGCGCGCGTTCAGGCGGCGATCCATGATCTGAAATACGAGCCATCCCAGATGGCGCGGAATCTCAAGAAGGGGCGCAGCGAACTCATCGCGCTGATCGTGGCCGATCTCGCCAATCCGTTCTTCGCGCGCATGGTGTGGGCGGCGGAGGCGGCCGTGGCAGCCTGGGGCTATTCGCTGGTCGTGTTCAACAGCGACGAGAAGCCCGAGAATGAGAGGAAGGCGCTTGCGCGCATCCGGGCTTTATCGTGCGATGGTGCCCTGGTCGTTCCCGTCGGCCTGCCGGCCCACTATGCCCTCCGCGATCCGGAGGGGCGCGGCTTTCCGACAGTGCTTTTCGGACGCGTCGTCGATGATCGGCATTCCGATACCGTCACCATCGACAACGTTGCCGCGGCAAGCCAGGTGACAAACTATCTGCTCGATCTCGGCCACACCCGGATCGGCTCGATCACCGGTCCGCTGCACCTGACGACAGGCCGGGGGCGCCTGGACGGCATGCTGCAGGCGATGGCGCAGCGCGGCGTCGCGCCCGAGCCGGGGCATGTCCGCTCGGGCGAGTTCCGCGAGGATGTCGCCTATTCCGTGGCGCGGGAAATGCTCGATCGTCCGGACCGGCCAACGGCGTTGTATGTGGCCAACGGCGTGATGGCACTCGGCGTCATGCGGGCATTGGCCGATCTGTCGATCCATTGCCCCAACGATATCTCGATCGCCTCGACCGACACGATCTCCGGAATCGGCGGCTTGCGGCCACGGCTGACACGAACTGAGCACCCCATCATCGAGATGACCAACGAGGCACTTCGTCTGTTGGTTGATCGCATCCAGCGCGGCAAGGACAAGCCCCCGCGCAACGTCGTCTTCCAGCCTGCCCTCGTTCTCGGCGAGAGCTGCGCGCCCTTGCGGCGGAGCTGACCGATCATCGCTCGGCGTCCTCATCCTGCCGGAGATGACTGCGCCGGACCTTCGTGACGCCTAGCATGTACGTCTGCCGATCAGGCATGCCCACATCCTTGCCGACATCCTGACGACGCTCAGTCGCGCCTGAGACGAAGGCACCCTCGCAACATCGCAGCGGCAGAACAAACGACCCAGCCCGCCTCGAACATTAAAAACGACTATCTTTATCGAGTTAGGTGTCTAACGCAGACTGGGGATGTGGTCGCAGAGCGGCCGCCGCGGAGATTTGAGGGAGCAGCTTGCCCCGCGAACCAAAGGCTAAAGCGCCACGAACGGCTTCGTGGTTCCCGACGAAAGGAACGACGCGCATGACCCGCCTTCGCTGTTGACGCCGGCGCAACACCCGCATCGGACCAGCCTTCAGGACAGATTTCAGCAGCGCGACGCCTCCGCGAACGGACGCGTGCGCCTTCATGAG
Encoded here:
- a CDS encoding sugar ABC transporter ATP-binding protein → MAEDIAKAYGGVQALTGVSLAIAPGEVHGLVGANGAGKSTFIKVLAGLVQPDAGRILVDDAPVSLPTPHHATDLGMSFIHQELAFIPGMTVLQNILLGVPKKTRFGMVDWQAAARDVAPIAERVGIKAPLFASVKGLSTAENWLINICRALVRNARLIVMDEPTASLSAAEAEKLFAIVEDLSASGVAVLYVSHRLDEIMRLCSRVSIFRDGRSVGCLEGGAITRPALIEAIVGGKAEPSVALQRRPIAQGDVALTVRALTRAPKVNDVSFELRRGEVLGIGGLVGAGRTELVRLIYGADRADSGEMSLDGASFSPRSPTEAVKAGLGLVPEERRAEGLLLTKSVAFNLQIANLANIVRNPALRLIDRRKREALSLQIVRDLAVKTPSIDTPTGRLSGGNQQKVVIGRWLLRAPKVLILDEPTRGVDIGARGEIHRLVRELAARGMAVIVISSEPDELPDLCDRVLIMVEGQIVSTLEGNAITRNAIVEASYFVGRQPIQEGTI
- a CDS encoding sugar ABC transporter substrate-binding protein codes for the protein MTKMTLGISLLASLVLSAGAAAAQEKPLLGIVSIAATEANNVRYITGAKAAGEELGWEVSVIDAAGNADQANAAIQNFAQRGAVAVIDMVFPYSSIGAGLEAAKTAGIPVVTWGGGIGSSVAATNGSGAPIALPVIEKMVADLGDNASLLALTYRTGEVCRNREALLDEVLAKHPGIKVTKNEVRIPGYFEDGAQYANAWLASNPPGDGNLAIWGCWDDPAIGAIGSLRQQDRTDVKVYGVNGNAQAIENIKNGHMTATAWEDSRKEGYDMVKLLPEIIKAKADWQPKAVEVPAVLISADNVAAFIAEHPEAVGK
- a CDS encoding LacI family DNA-binding transcriptional regulator, encoding MATIKDVAKAAGVSTATVSAVINDSAYVSPPLRARVQAAIHDLKYEPSQMARNLKKGRSELIALIVADLANPFFARMVWAAEAAVAAWGYSLVVFNSDEKPENERKALARIRALSCDGALVVPVGLPAHYALRDPEGRGFPTVLFGRVVDDRHSDTVTIDNVAAASQVTNYLLDLGHTRIGSITGPLHLTTGRGRLDGMLQAMAQRGVAPEPGHVRSGEFREDVAYSVAREMLDRPDRPTALYVANGVMALGVMRALADLSIHCPNDISIASTDTISGIGGLRPRLTRTEHPIIEMTNEALRLLVDRIQRGKDKPPRNVVFQPALVLGESCAPLRRS